GGGTGCGGGCCGCCGGGCTGTGCCACTCGGACCTGTCCGCGATGAGCGGGGTGCTGCCGCAGCCCGCGCCGTTCGTGCCGGGCCACGAGGGCGCGGGCGAGATCCTCGAAGTCGGGGACGGCGTACGGAACGTGAAGCCCGGGGACCGGGTCGTCATCTGCTGGCTGCCCGCCTGCGGCGCCTGCCCGGCCTGCGGGCGCGGCCAGAGCGAGCTGTGCCTGGCCGGCTTCATGAACGCAGGCACCCCGAACTTCAAGCGCTCCGCCGGCGGCACTTCGGACGTATTCGGCTTCGCCGGCACCGGCACCTTCGCCGAGGAGGTCGTGGTCGACGCCGGCTGCGCGGTCCCCGTCCCCGAGGACGTGCCCTTCGACATCGCCGCGCTGATCGGCTGCGGGGTCACCACCGGCCTCGGCGCCGCCCTCAACACCGCCGATCTCCAGGCCGGTTCGACGGTCGCCGTCATCGGGTGCGGAGGCGTCGGCATCTCCGCCGTGCAGGGCGCGCGGCTGAAGGGCGCCGCCGAGATCGTCGCCGTGGACCCGGTGGCCTCCCGGCGCGAGTCGGCTCTCAAGTTCGGCGCCACGAAGGCCGTTTCGCCGGACGGACTGGCCGACGCCAAGCAGCAGGTCACCGGCGGCGAGGGCTTCGACTACGTCTTCGAGGTCGTCGGCAGGTCGGCCACCGCCCGCACCGCGTACGAGAACACCCGGCGCGGCGGCACCCTCGTCGTGGTCGGCGCCGGCGCCATGGACGACTTCCTGCAGCTCAACATGTTCGAGCTGTTCTTCGACGAGAAGCGCATCCTGCCGTCCATGTACGGCGGCGG
Above is a genomic segment from Streptomyces fodineus containing:
- a CDS encoding Zn-dependent alcohol dehydrogenase, which translates into the protein MRAAVLHEIGQEKLEVLDDVEAVGFGPGKVRVRVRAAGLCHSDLSAMSGVLPQPAPFVPGHEGAGEILEVGDGVRNVKPGDRVVICWLPACGACPACGRGQSELCLAGFMNAGTPNFKRSAGGTSDVFGFAGTGTFAEEVVVDAGCAVPVPEDVPFDIAALIGCGVTTGLGAALNTADLQAGSTVAVIGCGGVGISAVQGARLKGAAEIVAVDPVASRRESALKFGATKAVSPDGLADAKQQVTGGEGFDYVFEVVGRSATARTAYENTRRGGTLVVVGAGAMDDFLQLNMFELFFDEKRILPSMYGGGDVLRSYERAIALWRAGRIDLAGLITHRVRLAEINEALDQMRTGTALRTCIEI